The segment GGTGTAACGAATAGCGATGGTATTTCCCTGGTGTCGCTGCAAGGCATCGAGCACGGCGAGCAGTGCGCTATGGAGCTGCGGGTTGAACTGCTTAATCTCTTCCGCCATCAGGGCGCTCTCAACCTGCATCTCCTGAGTGACCACCTCAACAACCTGTAAAAACTCGGGCGTACCCGGCGTCAGCGCCAGATCAATACGTTGCGGCCCCACAGGAATGGGTAAACCCGCATCGGCAATCGTCAGCGTATCCGTGTGTCCCAGACGGGCAATCACATGAGAGATTTCAGCGTTTAACAAGCGACCTTTTTTCATTTCTTCCACTCCACAGCGAAACGTTTCGCTGACCGGAGTGTATAAAAAATGCATAGCAACTCAATGGCGGCATCACGGAAATGTGATCACCATCGAAACGTTTCGCTTGTGCCAGAAAATATTTGAGTTAGGCGAGGAATAAATCAACCTCCGCTGACAACAGCATAAGAATTTTCACAATGAAGAAGAGAAATACCCCACGCAGTCAGAAGAAATTCCCTTCTCATCCTTATGTTAAGTTTTTTCAGAGGTAACGAAATGTGTATTTGTCATGGATAACAACGCAGGAATCGAAGGATCGAAGCTAATGGATTTTAAATTAAAAGCACTCACCAGCCTGATTACCGTTTCACTGGTGGCCGCCGCTTATGCCAATGAGGGGGACATAACACCCAATTACGCCACAACAAGCCCTGTCGCCATCGCTTCTGCCGATTTTAGTGTTACAAGTTCAGCAGAAGAATCCGTCCTGTATGAACTGGATGCTTCTGCAAGTCAGAATGCTGTCTCTTTCCGTTGGCGAGTAGCAGAAGGAAAGGGTGTCTTCTGGTTGCAGGAAAAACCGGGGGGAGGATGGAGAACCGAGGTTAATCAGGCGAAAGCAACAGCGCTGGTCCCGGCAAACCATACCGGCATTGCAGTTTATGAAGTCAGCGTAACGGACAAAGATGGCAACACCGATACCCGGCAAGTCACCATGACCGCCATTTCCCCGTTGTATTCATCCGTTGAGGAAAATCTGGCTAAACCCACTGAATTTCCCGACTGGGGTGAAGAAAACACTTATATGGCGGGAGATAAGGTCACCTTCGCCGGGATTAAGTACATCGCGACAAAATGGACACAATCTACACCCGCTAATGGCGCAGGCTGGAAGTTTGCAGATCCGGAGCAGCTGCGGGAATGGAACAAATCAATGTCTTATTCCCGCAAAGATAAAGTCAGCTGGCAGGGAAAAGCCTGGAAAGCGGCGTACTGGACGCAGGGGAATACGCCAGGAGAACATTCCGTCTGGCTGGAATTATAAGCGGGCTGCCGGAGCAGCCCCGCCAGATTATCAGGGGAGTTTTCTGACCTGTTTCACGTCCAGTTCAATGGCGTTGAAATCCTTATCCAACTCACCGGTTAACTCAACGCGATCTTTTGGCGAAATGGTTTGCCCGTCCCAGCGTTTGTGATCGATTTCGACCTTCATGGTGCCGGTATCATCGCGGAACAGATAATCCTCTTTGCCGATTTGCTTATCCAGATAACCACGCACGGTGATCCAGCTATCGTCCTTCATCTCCTCAGCCTGCTTAACCGTCACGACACTGGTGTTACCAGCCTGAAAGCCACCGGAGTGACTTTGTACCGCCGGCGCATTCGGGTCAACAAATCCACCCTGCTGTGCCGCCAGAACCGGCATGGAAGCCAGTGCAACGATTGCGAAAAGTGCTGCATGCTTTTTCATATTTTCACCTCTTCTCCATGAATGTGCGGAATACGGGGGCTATTTCAACATAAGGTTCTTAACAGGATCTTAAGGCCGATCAATTTATTAAAATTCGTGAAAATCAGGTCAAATGTCGTGATTTCTCCTGTACATGAACGCTTCTGCTTCGTATAACTCCAGGCTAAAGGGAGGCGCATACATGCGGATTTTATTGATTGAAGACGACACCTTGATTGGCGACGGCCTCAAAGTCGGCCTGACCAAACTCGGTTTCAGCGTGGACTGGCTGGTTTCAGGTGAAGCTGGATTTCAGGCGTTGAACTCCGCCCCCTGGGATGCAGTGATTCTGGATTTGTCACTGCCGGAACGAGATGGACTCGATATTCTGCGCCAATGGCGTCAGCAAGGTCAGGATGTACCGGTATTGATCCTCACAGCACGCGATGCGCTCGATCAGCGGGTTCAGGGTTTGCAACTGGGCGCGGATGACTATCTTGGCAAACCTTTTGCCCTGACCGAAGTAGCTGCACGCCTGGAGGCACTGATTCGTCGGCGTCATGGTCAGCTACAGCCGGAGCTGCGTCATGGCAAGGTGGTAATGTCTCCTGCCAGCCACAGCGTACTGGTTGCTGGCGAACCGCTCCCCCTGAAAAGCCGTGAACTGGCGTTGCTGGAACTGTTCCTGCGTAATCCCGGCCGGGTCCTGACACGCAGCCAGCTGGAGGAAAAACTCTATAGCTGGGATGACGATGTCTCCAGCAATGCTGTCGAGGTGCATATCCATCATCTGCGTAAAAAGCTCGGCAGCCAGTTTATCCGTACCGTGCATGGCGTCGGTTATACGTTGGGAGCGGCAGAATGAGTCTGTTCCTGCGGCTCGCCATCGGTTTTATCTTGTTGATCATGCTGTGCTGGGGCAGCGCCAGCCTGAGCGCCTGGCAT is part of the Pantoea phytobeneficialis genome and harbors:
- the rbsD gene encoding D-ribose pyranase, translated to MKKGRLLNAEISHVIARLGHTDTLTIADAGLPIPVGPQRIDLALTPGTPEFLQVVEVVTQEMQVESALMAEEIKQFNPQLHSALLAVLDALQRHQGNTIAIRYTSHEQFKQQTQRSQAVIRSGECSPYANVILSAGVTF
- the qseB gene encoding quorum sensing response regulator transcription factor QseB; the encoded protein is MRILLIEDDTLIGDGLKVGLTKLGFSVDWLVSGEAGFQALNSAPWDAVILDLSLPERDGLDILRQWRQQGQDVPVLILTARDALDQRVQGLQLGADDYLGKPFALTEVAARLEALIRRRHGQLQPELRHGKVVMSPASHSVLVAGEPLPLKSRELALLELFLRNPGRVLTRSQLEEKLYSWDDDVSSNAVEVHIHHLRKKLGSQFIRTVHGVGYTLGAAE
- a CDS encoding carbohydrate-binding protein, which produces MDNNAGIEGSKLMDFKLKALTSLITVSLVAAAYANEGDITPNYATTSPVAIASADFSVTSSAEESVLYELDASASQNAVSFRWRVAEGKGVFWLQEKPGGGWRTEVNQAKATALVPANHTGIAVYEVSVTDKDGNTDTRQVTMTAISPLYSSVEENLAKPTEFPDWGEENTYMAGDKVTFAGIKYIATKWTQSTPANGAGWKFADPEQLREWNKSMSYSRKDKVSWQGKAWKAAYWTQGNTPGEHSVWLEL
- a CDS encoding YgiW/YdeI family stress tolerance OB fold protein; the encoded protein is MKKHAALFAIVALASMPVLAAQQGGFVDPNAPAVQSHSGGFQAGNTSVVTVKQAEEMKDDSWITVRGYLDKQIGKEDYLFRDDTGTMKVEIDHKRWDGQTISPKDRVELTGELDKDFNAIELDVKQVRKLP